In Deltaproteobacteria bacterium, a single genomic region encodes these proteins:
- a CDS encoding ABC transporter permease — protein sequence MNALVARLLQPFATVGAIAAFFGDVVRTAATSPRYVGETLRIMWILVLRCLIPVGLAVAPVGAVISLQGLQIFRMFGLDRMLSSLLGTAIFREYSPALASVMVAAQAGSSIAARIGTMRVRGQIDALAVMSVDPMRFVVVPGVIACAVVTPLLNVLTNVLGVASGWLFAVPLGGVDHGAFMEHLTAQVTPADLWVGLGKCVLFGTSVGLLAGYLGMKVKGGAEAVGQAANDTVTQTIVLILLVDYVVSMALLGAGL from the coding sequence ATGAATGCCCTCGTCGCGCGCCTGTTGCAGCCGTTCGCGACCGTCGGTGCGATCGCGGCGTTCTTCGGCGACGTCGTGCGCACGGCTGCGACCTCACCGCGTTACGTCGGCGAGACCCTGCGCATCATGTGGATCCTGGTGCTGCGGTGCCTGATACCCGTCGGGCTCGCGGTCGCGCCGGTCGGCGCGGTCATCTCGCTGCAGGGGCTGCAGATCTTCCGCATGTTCGGGCTCGACCGCATGCTGAGCTCGCTGCTCGGCACCGCGATCTTCCGCGAGTACAGCCCCGCGCTCGCGAGTGTGATGGTGGCGGCGCAGGCCGGTTCGTCGATCGCCGCGCGCATCGGCACCATGCGCGTGCGCGGGCAGATCGACGCGCTGGCGGTGATGTCGGTCGACCCGATGCGCTTCGTGGTGGTGCCGGGCGTGATCGCCTGTGCGGTCGTGACCCCGCTGCTCAACGTGCTCACCAACGTGCTCGGGGTCGCCAGCGGGTGGTTGTTCGCGGTGCCGCTCGGCGGCGTCGACCACGGCGCGTTCATGGAGCACCTCACGGCCCAGGTCACGCCCGCGGATCTGTGGGTCGGGCTCGGCAAGTGCGTGCTGTTCGGCACCTCGGTCGGGCTGCTGGCGGGCTACCTCGGCATGAAGGTCAAGGGCGGCGCGGAGGCGGTCGGTCAGGCCGCCAACGACACCGTCACCCAGACCATCGTGCTCATTCTGCTGGTCGACTACGTGGTCAGCATGGCCTTGCTGGGGGCCGGCCTGTGA
- a CDS encoding methylated-DNA--[protein]-cysteine S-methyltransferase, whose product MARAKPATARPQWRVDRLRHGAVPLLLALDQDDRLVYVALAATAAGLAEYARRHHAVLRIETRARTKARTELREYLAGRRREFTIDVRPLGTDFEQRVWAALAEIPYGTTSSYAQLAEKVGDRGGARAVGRANGRNPIPLVLPCHRVIGAGGELVGFGGGLPTKRWLLQLERERRPPPWSPRDDAARSPQQLGLFG is encoded by the coding sequence ATGGCGCGCGCCAAGCCTGCAACCGCCCGCCCGCAGTGGCGCGTCGATCGACTCCGCCACGGCGCAGTGCCGTTGCTGCTCGCGCTCGACCAGGACGATCGCCTGGTCTACGTCGCGCTGGCGGCGACCGCGGCCGGCCTCGCCGAGTACGCCCGGCGCCACCACGCGGTGCTGCGCATCGAGACCCGTGCGCGCACCAAGGCTCGCACCGAGCTGCGCGAGTACCTCGCCGGTCGTCGGCGCGAGTTCACCATCGACGTGCGCCCACTCGGCACCGATTTCGAGCAGCGGGTGTGGGCCGCGCTCGCCGAGATCCCCTACGGCACCACGAGCAGCTACGCGCAGCTCGCCGAGAAGGTCGGCGATCGTGGCGGCGCGCGGGCGGTCGGCCGCGCCAACGGGCGCAACCCGATCCCACTGGTGCTGCCGTGCCACCGGGTGATCGGAGCCGGCGGCGAGCTGGTCGGTTTCGGCGGTGGTTTGCCGACCAAGCGCTGGCTGCTGCAGCTCGAGCGTGAGCGTCGGCCGCCGCCGTGGTCACCGCGCGACGATGCGGCCCGCTCACCGCAGCAGCTGGGGTTGTTCGGATGA
- a CDS encoding DUF115 domain-containing protein, translated as MSCAAASTPGSIALGTTPALALVWGLGSGRRVRELLRQGLHVEVLALDVDPERPELATAIVSACPRLRDALVHGRLRVIVGSPAELGARLQTLSGDRVDVHVDLAALSAVPEPARALARTVERLHLEQLDLQRFASRMRRNLRDNLDAITGAGGVDFWHGAAVGQPVFVLAAGPSARAAMPMLHAASRRGPVVAVDTALPLCREFEVPIDVLVSVDPHPESAVHLQRGCDGVGTLAFQPFCAPAVVDAIRPRVLGLPRGDALCDRAAVALGLPSFHVAGTVLLFALQIAELLGAAPVVLVGADFAHLGGRTHAEGTATSRVVEAAGCFVRNANGDAVASSSSLRRFHAEVEHYVTQMNRPVWHVDAGGAAIAGCRSLTLPELTRWCEALPRRSTSLPTPPDPAPDEHRRRIAIWDELLRNFDGA; from the coding sequence GTGTCCTGCGCGGCCGCCAGCACGCCGGGTTCGATTGCCCTGGGCACCACGCCCGCGCTCGCGCTCGTGTGGGGACTCGGCAGCGGCCGCCGTGTGCGCGAGCTGCTGCGGCAAGGACTGCACGTCGAGGTGCTCGCGCTCGACGTCGACCCCGAGCGCCCCGAGCTCGCGACGGCGATCGTCAGCGCGTGCCCACGCTTGCGCGACGCGCTGGTGCACGGGCGGCTACGCGTGATCGTGGGTTCGCCGGCCGAGCTCGGCGCACGACTACAGACGCTGTCCGGCGATCGCGTGGACGTGCACGTCGACCTCGCAGCGTTGTCCGCCGTACCCGAACCGGCGCGTGCGCTCGCACGCACGGTCGAACGACTGCACCTCGAGCAGCTCGATCTCCAACGCTTCGCGAGTCGCATGCGCCGGAACCTCCGCGACAACCTCGATGCCATCACCGGCGCTGGTGGTGTGGACTTCTGGCACGGCGCTGCGGTGGGTCAGCCGGTGTTCGTCCTCGCTGCAGGGCCGAGCGCGCGGGCAGCGATGCCGATGCTGCATGCCGCCAGCCGCCGTGGTCCCGTGGTGGCAGTCGACACCGCGCTGCCGCTGTGCCGCGAGTTCGAGGTGCCGATCGACGTGCTGGTGAGCGTGGATCCCCATCCCGAGAGCGCGGTTCATCTGCAGCGCGGTTGTGACGGCGTCGGGACGCTGGCCTTCCAGCCGTTTTGCGCCCCCGCCGTGGTCGACGCGATCCGCCCCCGCGTGCTGGGCCTGCCGCGTGGCGACGCGCTGTGCGATCGCGCAGCCGTGGCACTCGGGCTGCCGAGCTTCCACGTCGCCGGCACCGTGCTGCTGTTCGCGCTGCAGATCGCCGAGCTGCTCGGCGCAGCGCCGGTGGTGCTGGTCGGAGCCGACTTCGCCCACCTCGGCGGCCGCACCCACGCCGAGGGCACCGCGACGTCACGGGTCGTCGAGGCGGCGGGTTGTTTCGTCCGCAACGCCAACGGCGACGCGGTGGCCAGCTCGTCGTCGCTTCGCCGCTTCCATGCAGAGGTCGAGCACTACGTGACGCAGATGAACAGGCCGGTCTGGCACGTCGACGCCGGCGGCGCTGCGATCGCTGGCTGCCGATCCCTCACGTTGCCCGAGCTCACCCGCTGGTGCGAGGCACTGCCTCGGCGCAGCACGTCGCTGCCGACGCCGCCGGACCCTGCGCCGGACGAACATCGCCGTCGCATCGCGATCTGGGACGAGCTGCTGCGAAACTTCGACGGCGCCTAG
- a CDS encoding ABC transporter permease, with protein MKVLFEFLAFAERALVAQLTNLPPRNELIKQTYQAGVGSVALLTMLTVFAGLNLSVQSYATFERFGGQDFLGMFAGIGGVRELYPVMAAVVCGARIGANLAAALANMKISEQVEALEVMSIDPLRHLVAPRLWAVSIALPLLCGYADVIGIGASYVGAVMQLGLDGGTFMSQLSQFVHLEDLLVGVFKGLVFGWIVALIACFHGYRAAKRDGAEGVGIATNRAIVHGAVVCIVLNLVMSWLLYG; from the coding sequence GTGAAGGTGCTGTTCGAGTTCCTCGCGTTCGCCGAGCGGGCCCTGGTCGCGCAGTTGACCAACCTGCCGCCGCGCAACGAGCTCATCAAGCAGACCTACCAGGCCGGGGTCGGCAGCGTCGCGCTGCTGACGATGCTCACCGTGTTCGCGGGCCTGAACCTCTCGGTGCAGTCGTACGCGACCTTCGAGCGCTTCGGTGGGCAGGACTTCCTTGGCATGTTCGCGGGCATTGGTGGCGTGCGCGAGCTCTACCCGGTGATGGCGGCGGTGGTCTGCGGCGCGCGCATCGGGGCCAACCTCGCCGCGGCGCTCGCCAACATGAAGATCAGCGAGCAGGTCGAGGCGCTCGAGGTGATGTCCATCGATCCGCTGCGCCACCTGGTGGCGCCGCGGTTGTGGGCGGTCTCGATCGCGCTGCCGCTGCTGTGCGGCTACGCCGACGTCATCGGCATCGGCGCCAGCTACGTCGGCGCGGTGATGCAGCTGGGCCTCGATGGCGGCACCTTCATGAGCCAGCTGAGCCAGTTCGTGCACCTCGAGGACCTCTTGGTCGGGGTCTTCAAGGGCCTGGTGTTCGGCTGGATCGTCGCGCTCATCGCCTGCTTCCACGGCTACCGCGCGGCCAAGCGCGACGGCGCCGAGGGTGTGGGCATCGCGACCAACCGCGCGATCGTGCACGGCGCGGTGGTGTGCATCGTGCTGAATCTCGTGATGAGCTGGCTGCTCTATGGCTAG
- a CDS encoding alpha/beta fold hydrolase: MPTANTLAPSLPRSRGTLALLLWTWFASGCATAAIHAPATAPKATPSKTIVLVHGMFMGPSCWAQWVPLLESKGYRVLAPAWPAHDGTAAQARAAHPDPKLAALGLPDVLAHYRGILATLDEKPILIGHSMGGLVVQILLSEGLASAAVAIDAAPPKGVFTLAGPFLKSNGRILRGSLDEPLDMDLERFAYVFTNQQSPAVQRAAWEQHARPESRRLGRDATKAAGRVDFGARRGPLLLFGGEHDHAVPPVIGRKTFRRYRKADALTEYRELEGVDHWLIGSDRWREVADLTLAWLERQGT; encoded by the coding sequence ATGCCGACCGCCAACACCCTCGCCCCCTCCCTGCCGCGCAGTCGCGGCACCCTGGCCCTGTTGCTGTGGACGTGGTTCGCCAGCGGCTGCGCGACCGCGGCGATCCACGCCCCCGCGACCGCACCCAAGGCGACGCCGAGCAAGACCATCGTGCTGGTGCACGGCATGTTCATGGGCCCGTCGTGCTGGGCGCAGTGGGTGCCGCTGCTCGAGTCGAAGGGCTACCGCGTGCTGGCGCCGGCGTGGCCCGCCCACGACGGCACCGCAGCGCAGGCTCGCGCAGCCCATCCCGACCCGAAGCTCGCGGCGCTGGGGCTGCCCGACGTGCTCGCGCACTACCGCGGCATCCTGGCGACGCTCGACGAGAAGCCGATCTTGATCGGCCACTCGATGGGCGGCTTGGTGGTGCAGATCCTCTTGTCGGAGGGCCTCGCGAGCGCAGCGGTGGCGATCGATGCCGCGCCGCCCAAGGGCGTGTTCACGCTCGCCGGCCCGTTCCTCAAGAGCAACGGCCGCATCCTGCGAGGCTCACTCGACGAGCCGCTCGACATGGATCTCGAGCGCTTCGCCTACGTGTTCACCAACCAGCAGTCGCCCGCGGTGCAGCGCGCGGCGTGGGAGCAGCACGCGCGCCCCGAGTCGCGCCGACTCGGCCGCGACGCCACCAAGGCGGCCGGCCGCGTCGACTTCGGCGCACGTCGAGGACCCCTGCTGCTGTTCGGCGGCGAGCACGATCACGCGGTGCCACCGGTCATCGGTCGCAAGACCTTCCGACGCTATCGCAAGGCCGACGCGCTCACCGAGTACCGCGAGCTCGAGGGTGTCGATCACTGGCTCATCGGCAGCGACCGCTGGCGCGAGGTCGCCGACCTGACGCTGGCGTGGCTCGAGCGTCAGGGCACGTGA
- a CDS encoding DEAD/DEAH box helicase — MDNGFIVLARVDTPTRRRQGHRPLDRGCLMCVRAAAGRVTFGGPVHLRPYQDAAVAAVIAARHGGVRRMVLALPTGAGKTVIFAELIRRARHDVLVLAHRDELVQQAREKIARALREGGDNRRTVAIEQGAASAGRDAAVIVASIRSLHDRRIGRALAGRDLRLVIYDECHHAVADDNRRVLEQIGAFAPDWPGTLVGFTATTRRADGRGLDEVFERIVYHQSLRDLIDAGYLRPLRGVRIDTGVALDGVGVRGDDLDDEALAEAIDIEQRNLLVARSIQELARDRRTIAFCVTVRHAEHLCEALVRLGVPAGMVCGEMPRPARVRTLARFREGRLRVVTNVGVLTEGFDDPGVSAIAMVRPTRSEAVYLQCVGRGMRLHPDASDCLVLDFVDLSGLTLVTTPTLDAGPSRAPPEHDASAQDEAGGAPWQPPVEQIDEVPATLGEIEARLASFDPLTLTQREESAAISANAWLSLGAMGMMLHFIGHDGALRCFELRPAGRTAATVWLGERQLARCASMYAAIEAVDLELPRHGDPASARAHAPWRRAPVSAVLRAELETLRPPRIAHDVGSAIAHLALARALAGQRPRPRAAK; from the coding sequence ATGGACAACGGCTTCATCGTCCTGGCAAGGGTAGACACGCCGACGCGCCGACGCCAAGGCCATCGACCGCTCGACCGTGGGTGTTTAATGTGCGTCCGCGCGGCGGCGGGGCGTGTCACATTCGGCGGGCCGGTGCATCTACGCCCGTACCAGGACGCGGCCGTGGCCGCGGTGATCGCTGCGCGACACGGCGGCGTGCGGCGCATGGTTCTGGCGTTGCCGACCGGCGCCGGCAAGACGGTGATCTTCGCCGAGCTCATCCGTCGCGCCCGTCACGACGTGCTCGTGCTCGCGCACCGCGACGAGCTGGTGCAGCAGGCCCGCGAAAAGATCGCCCGGGCGCTGCGCGAAGGCGGCGACAACCGCCGCACGGTCGCGATCGAGCAAGGCGCCGCCAGTGCGGGCCGCGACGCGGCGGTGATCGTGGCCTCGATCCGCTCGCTCCACGACCGTCGCATCGGGCGGGCGCTCGCCGGTCGCGATCTCCGGCTGGTCATCTACGACGAGTGTCACCACGCGGTCGCCGACGACAACCGCCGCGTGCTCGAGCAGATCGGCGCGTTCGCGCCCGACTGGCCGGGCACGCTGGTGGGCTTCACCGCGACCACGCGTCGCGCCGATGGCCGCGGCCTCGACGAGGTCTTCGAGCGCATCGTGTACCACCAGTCGCTGCGTGACCTCATCGACGCGGGCTACCTGCGGCCGCTGCGGGGGGTTCGCATCGACACCGGGGTCGCGCTCGACGGTGTCGGCGTCCGCGGCGACGACCTCGACGACGAGGCGCTCGCCGAGGCCATCGACATCGAGCAGCGCAACCTTCTGGTCGCACGCAGCATCCAGGAGCTCGCCCGCGATCGCCGGACCATCGCGTTCTGCGTGACGGTGCGTCACGCCGAGCACCTGTGCGAGGCATTGGTGCGGCTGGGCGTGCCCGCGGGCATGGTCTGCGGCGAGATGCCGAGACCCGCGCGGGTGCGGACCCTGGCCCGCTTCCGTGAGGGCCGGCTGCGCGTCGTCACCAACGTCGGCGTGTTGACCGAGGGCTTCGACGATCCCGGCGTGTCGGCGATCGCGATGGTGCGACCGACCCGCTCGGAGGCGGTCTACCTGCAGTGCGTCGGCCGTGGCATGCGGCTGCACCCGGACGCGAGCGACTGCCTGGTGCTCGACTTCGTCGACCTCTCGGGGCTCACGCTCGTGACCACGCCGACGCTCGACGCCGGCCCCTCGCGCGCGCCACCCGAGCACGACGCATCCGCGCAGGACGAGGCCGGCGGCGCACCATGGCAGCCCCCGGTCGAGCAGATCGACGAGGTGCCTGCGACGCTTGGCGAGATCGAGGCGCGGCTGGCGAGCTTCGATCCGTTGACGCTCACGCAGCGCGAGGAATCGGCCGCGATCTCGGCCAACGCATGGCTGTCGCTGGGCGCGATGGGCATGATGCTGCACTTCATCGGCCACGACGGCGCGCTGCGGTGCTTCGAGCTGCGCCCGGCCGGCCGCACCGCCGCCACCGTGTGGCTCGGCGAGCGTCAGCTCGCGCGCTGCGCGAGCATGTACGCGGCGATCGAGGCGGTCGATCTCGAGCTGCCGCGCCATGGCGACCCCGCCAGCGCACGCGCGCACGCGCCTTGGCGGCGCGCGCCCGTCAGCGCGGTGCTGCGCGCCGAGCTCGAGACCCTGCGACCGCCGCGGATCGCCCACGACGTCGGCAGCGCGATCGCCCACCTCGCGCTGGCGCGCGCGCTCGCGGGCCAACGCCCGCGGCCACGCGCAGCCAAGTGA
- a CDS encoding CZB domain-containing protein produces the protein MSDAKDHITKAVGAHGLWKARLREAIGKGTFDTKPEIVERCDACEFGKWLEGLAGDAASKNEHYAKVHALHADFHKSAAAVVRLVLRGDKAGAVTSLDGAYADISGALTGAMMRWRAAV, from the coding sequence ATGAGCGACGCCAAGGATCACATCACGAAGGCGGTCGGTGCCCATGGCCTGTGGAAGGCTCGCCTGCGCGAGGCCATCGGGAAGGGCACCTTCGATACCAAGCCCGAGATCGTCGAGCGCTGCGACGCATGCGAATTCGGCAAGTGGCTCGAGGGACTTGCCGGTGACGCTGCGAGCAAGAACGAGCACTACGCGAAGGTCCACGCGCTACATGCCGACTTCCACAAGTCGGCGGCCGCGGTGGTGCGGCTGGTTCTGCGTGGTGACAAGGCCGGCGCGGTGACCTCGTTGGATGGCGCCTACGCGGACATCTCGGGCGCGCTCACCGGCGCGATGATGCGGTGGCGCGCCGCAGTGTGA
- a CDS encoding YtxH domain-containing protein: MLARTILFVVLGAALGYGYHRLVGCRSGACLITANPWISTLWGAMMGFFFAPR, encoded by the coding sequence ATGCTCGCCCGCACGATCCTCTTCGTCGTCCTCGGCGCCGCGCTCGGCTACGGCTACCACCGCCTGGTCGGCTGCCGCAGTGGCGCCTGTCTCATCACCGCCAACCCGTGGATCTCCACGCTGTGGGGCGCGATGATGGGGTTCTTCTTCGCGCCGCGCTAG
- a CDS encoding HD domain-containing protein encodes MTAEVDEWTCVLAALSLATDLANGHHDDKTLRACVLAVGLAQALDFDRARQRDVFHATLLRYIGCSSFAHEEVALFGDDLRARQAFAVVDYGDVADRFRAGAAAIAPEAGPLRRWLVGSAAAIGPEAPRQSLYASQCEVGRRFGDRLGLGEGAIAALAQIHERWDGRGGPARLRETQLEPVVTVLQVAHFAESMVHRGGVEAASVAVAQRRGEALAPAVCDVFIAHARELLAPLEREGAWAAFVAIGSRFPVVQSSHRVDDVIAAFADFTDLYSVYTLGHSSQVAEVATRAAAALGIAAADIEILRRAALLHDLGRVALPCALWEKSTPLSAAERERIHLHAYWGQRLLARAPSLASEAALAEVTHERCDGAGYPRRLEGAALGVAARVLAAADVWCALRSARPQRPAFDDTAAIAMLRGEVRSGQLDARVVDAILGVGPSSARARPAGLTEREIEVLQLVARGDTNKEVAQRLGISARTVGHHLAHAYEKIGVSTRAAAALFAIEHGLVTIAAHVP; translated from the coding sequence GTGACGGCCGAGGTCGACGAGTGGACCTGTGTACTGGCGGCGTTGTCGCTGGCGACCGACCTCGCCAACGGGCACCACGACGACAAGACCCTGCGCGCGTGCGTGCTGGCGGTCGGCCTGGCGCAGGCGCTGGATTTCGACCGTGCCCGGCAGCGCGACGTCTTCCACGCGACCCTGCTGCGCTACATCGGCTGCTCGTCGTTCGCGCACGAGGAGGTCGCGTTGTTCGGCGACGACCTGCGCGCGCGACAGGCCTTCGCGGTGGTCGACTACGGCGACGTCGCCGATCGCTTCCGCGCCGGCGCTGCCGCGATCGCGCCCGAGGCGGGGCCGCTGCGGCGATGGCTCGTCGGTAGCGCGGCGGCGATCGGTCCCGAGGCGCCACGGCAGTCGCTGTACGCGTCGCAGTGCGAGGTCGGGCGTCGCTTCGGCGATCGTCTCGGCCTCGGCGAGGGCGCGATCGCTGCGCTGGCGCAGATCCACGAGCGCTGGGATGGCCGCGGCGGCCCGGCCCGGCTCCGCGAGACCCAGCTCGAGCCGGTGGTCACGGTGCTGCAGGTCGCCCACTTCGCGGAGTCGATGGTGCACCGCGGTGGTGTCGAGGCCGCGAGCGTCGCGGTCGCGCAGCGCCGCGGCGAGGCGCTCGCGCCTGCCGTGTGCGACGTCTTCATCGCGCACGCGCGTGAGCTACTCGCGCCGCTCGAGCGCGAAGGCGCGTGGGCGGCATTCGTCGCGATCGGCTCGCGCTTCCCGGTGGTGCAGAGCTCGCACCGCGTCGACGACGTGATTGCGGCGTTCGCCGACTTCACCGATCTCTACTCGGTCTACACGCTCGGTCACTCGTCGCAGGTCGCCGAGGTCGCGACCCGGGCCGCAGCTGCGCTGGGGATCGCCGCAGCGGACATCGAGATCCTGCGGCGCGCGGCCCTGCTGCACGATCTCGGGCGCGTCGCGCTGCCGTGCGCCTTGTGGGAGAAGTCGACGCCGCTGTCGGCCGCGGAGCGCGAACGCATCCACCTGCATGCGTACTGGGGGCAGCGCCTGCTCGCGCGCGCGCCGTCGTTGGCGAGCGAGGCCGCGCTCGCCGAGGTCACGCACGAGCGCTGCGACGGTGCCGGCTATCCAAGGCGGCTCGAGGGTGCTGCGCTCGGGGTCGCGGCGCGGGTGCTGGCGGCCGCCGACGTGTGGTGCGCGTTGCGGTCGGCGCGGCCCCAGCGGCCCGCCTTCGACGACACGGCCGCGATCGCGATGCTGCGCGGCGAGGTCCGCAGCGGCCAGCTCGACGCCCGCGTCGTCGATGCGATCCTCGGTGTTGGCCCGTCATCTGCGCGCGCGCGCCCGGCGGGTCTGACCGAGCGCGAGATCGAAGTGCTACAGCTGGTCGCGCGCGGCGACACCAACAAGGAGGTCGCGCAGCGCCTGGGCATCTCGGCGCGCACGGTCGGCCACCACCTCGCGCATGCGTACGAGAAGATCGGTGTCTCGACCCGGGCGGCGGCGGCGTTGTTCGCCATCGAGCACGGGCTGGTGACGATCGCGGCTCACGTGCCCTGA
- a CDS encoding RNA polymerase sigma factor: MSQGDDDATLRQRWNAGDERAGRALFRRHAPGVLRFFRSKLPGSAEDLTQEVFARFLRDRRDDVMVRPFLFGIARNVLREELRRRRGPGDAPMTSIADLGAVGSTRLHQRQRLLRALQVLPVDQQIAIELHYWEGFTSDELGATLGISASAARSRLELARERLRASLCKAFPKRPAHAFDDLEAWSREIAEAIAGRVDVDP; encoded by the coding sequence GTGTCCCAGGGGGACGACGATGCCACCCTGCGTCAGCGCTGGAACGCTGGCGACGAGCGGGCCGGTCGTGCGCTGTTCCGCCGTCACGCGCCCGGAGTGCTCCGCTTCTTTCGCAGCAAGCTGCCGGGGAGCGCGGAGGACCTCACGCAGGAGGTGTTTGCCCGCTTCCTCCGCGATCGTCGCGACGACGTGATGGTTCGACCCTTTCTGTTCGGGATCGCTCGCAACGTCCTGCGCGAGGAGCTGCGCCGACGCCGAGGACCGGGCGATGCGCCGATGACCTCGATTGCCGATCTCGGCGCGGTGGGCAGCACGCGGCTGCACCAGCGGCAGCGCCTCCTGCGAGCGCTGCAGGTCCTCCCCGTCGATCAGCAGATCGCGATCGAGCTGCACTACTGGGAGGGCTTCACGTCGGACGAGCTCGGCGCGACGCTGGGCATCTCGGCCAGCGCCGCGCGCTCTCGCCTCGAGCTCGCGCGCGAGCGCCTACGCGCGTCGCTGTGCAAGGCGTTTCCCAAGCGGCCCGCCCACGCGTTCGACGATCTCGAGGCGTGGTCGCGCGAGATCGCCGAGGCCATCGCGGGCCGCGTCGACGTCGACCCGTAA